In a genomic window of Vigna angularis cultivar LongXiaoDou No.4 chromosome 6, ASM1680809v1, whole genome shotgun sequence:
- the LOC108342531 gene encoding PLASMODESMATA CALLOSE-BINDING PROTEIN 2 isoform X1: MERRVNYYVLLLVIAHFLCSGSSKPEKEALRHDEEKEVEFRGLKSSTQRDITTPITTIPNLVPITSSSPILNPNSNPDTVSPASTLPIITPNNSPIYSSGASWCTASPTASQRALQVALDYACGYGATDCSAIQPGGTCYFPNSVRDHASYAFNKYYQKNPVPNSCNFGGVAVITSTNPSSETCQYASTSISSSVLNTTNTSGANVFGSVPVPKDPSASAAAAATSPTFLHFCFILWPLLAIF; the protein is encoded by the exons ATGGAAAGAAGGGTGAATTACTATGTGCTACTTCTTGTAATTGCTCATTTCCTTTGTTCAG GTTCAAGTAAGCCAGAAAAGGAAGCACTAAGGcatgatgaagaaaaagaagtagaATTTAGAGGTTTAAAGTCAAGCACTCAAAGGGACATCACCACACCAATCACTACAATTCCCAACTTAGTTCCAATCACTTCATCATCTCCAATTCTGAATCCTAATTCAAACCCTGATACAGTTTCTCCAGCCTCCACACTCCCAATCATCACACCAAATAATTCTCCAATTTATTCCTCAGGTGCAAGCTGGTGCACTGCAAGTCCTACTGCCTCACAGAGAGCCTTGCAAGTTGCATTGGACTATGCTTGTGGCTATGGTGCCACTGATTGCTCTGCAATTCAACCTGGTGGAACCTGTTACTTCCCAAATTCTGTTAGAGACCATGCTTCTTATGCCTTCAATAAGTATTATCAGAAGAACCCTGTTCCTAATAGCTGCAATTTTGGTGGAGTTGCTGTCATCACTAGCACTAATCCAA GTAGTGAAACATGTCAGTATGCATCCACCAG TATAAGTTCGTCAGTGTTAAACACAACAAACACAAGTGGTGCAAATGTTTTTGGTTCAGTACCTGTGCCCAAGGACCCTTCTGCCTCTGCTGCTGCAGCTGCAACATCACCTACATTTCTACACTTTTGCTTCATTCTGTGGCCATTATTAGCAATTTTTtag
- the LOC108342531 gene encoding major pollen allergen Ole e 10 isoform X2, translating to MERRVNYYVLLLVIAHFLCSGSSKPEKEALRHDEEKEVEFRGLKSSTQRDITTPITTIPNLVPITSSSPILNPNSNPDTVSPASTLPIITPNNSPIYSSGASWCTASPTASQRALQVALDYACGYGATDCSAIQPGGTCYFPNSVRDHASYAFNKYYQKNPVPNSCNFGGVAVITSTNPKSISKASYIFSVSKVVKHVSMHPPV from the exons ATGGAAAGAAGGGTGAATTACTATGTGCTACTTCTTGTAATTGCTCATTTCCTTTGTTCAG GTTCAAGTAAGCCAGAAAAGGAAGCACTAAGGcatgatgaagaaaaagaagtagaATTTAGAGGTTTAAAGTCAAGCACTCAAAGGGACATCACCACACCAATCACTACAATTCCCAACTTAGTTCCAATCACTTCATCATCTCCAATTCTGAATCCTAATTCAAACCCTGATACAGTTTCTCCAGCCTCCACACTCCCAATCATCACACCAAATAATTCTCCAATTTATTCCTCAGGTGCAAGCTGGTGCACTGCAAGTCCTACTGCCTCACAGAGAGCCTTGCAAGTTGCATTGGACTATGCTTGTGGCTATGGTGCCACTGATTGCTCTGCAATTCAACCTGGTGGAACCTGTTACTTCCCAAATTCTGTTAGAGACCATGCTTCTTATGCCTTCAATAAGTATTATCAGAAGAACCCTGTTCCTAATAGCTGCAATTTTGGTGGAGTTGCTGTCATCACTAGCACTAATCCAA AAAGTATCTCAAAAGCCTCCTATATCTTCTCAGTCTCCAAG GTAGTGAAACATGTCAGTATGCATCCACCAG TATAA